In Hamadaea flava, a genomic segment contains:
- a CDS encoding DUF6232 family protein, translated as MPTYYRGPTAHVTHEVFLVRDPGAAFVISELRDVHVEVYRHRRPVYELRAVYYGRSICLFSTTDERLFGQIKRALIRALEHRDTV; from the coding sequence ATGCCTACCTACTACCGCGGCCCGACCGCCCACGTGACCCACGAGGTCTTCCTCGTCCGAGACCCCGGCGCCGCCTTCGTCATCAGCGAGCTGCGGGACGTGCATGTGGAGGTCTACCGGCACCGCCGGCCGGTGTACGAGCTGCGCGCCGTCTACTACGGCAGGTCGATCTGCTTGTTCTCGACCACAGACGAACGGCTGTTCGGCCAGATCAAGAGAGCGCTTATCCGGGCGCTGGAACACCGGGACACAGTTTGA